Proteins encoded within one genomic window of Hermetia illucens chromosome 2, iHerIll2.2.curated.20191125, whole genome shotgun sequence:
- the LOC119648158 gene encoding acyl-protein thioesterase 2: MSISPVILQATAKHTSTLIFLHGLGDTGHGWSSAIGSIRPPHMKVICPTAPTMPVTLNAGFQMPSWFDLKTLDISGPEDAEGIRKASQNLHTLINSEISAGIESERIIVGGFSQGGALALYSALTFPKPLGGVISLSCWLPLHKQFPGLKISPDSIPIFQAHGDFDPVVPYKFGQLSASLLKTFMTNVTFKTYSGLSHSSSDEELADMKTFVEQCVGAN; this comes from the exons ATGTCAATAAGTCCGGTCATACTTCAGGCAACCGCCAAGCATACATCGACA CTGATATTCCTGCACGGGCTGGGAGACACCGG TCATGGCTGGAGTTCAGCTATTGGTAGTATTCGCCCGCCACATATGAAGGTCATATGTCCAACGGCACCAACAATGCCTGTAACATTAAATGCAGGTTTCCAAATGCCATCATGGTTTGATCTGAAAACCTTGGACATTTCTGGACCCGAGGACGCAGAAGGCATACGCAAAGCATCACAAAATCTACATACACTAATCAATAGTGAAATCAGTGCAGGCATTGAATCAGAACGTATTATTGTTGGTGGTTTTTCACAAGGTGGAGCCTTAGCCCTATACTCGGCCCTTACATTCCCAAAACCTTTGGGCGGTGTGATATCACTATCCTGTTGGTTACCGTTACATAAACAATTTCCCGGACTTAAAATTTCTCCAGATTCTATTCCG ATTTTCCAAGCCCATGGAGACTTTGATCCAGTTGTGCCATACAAGTTTGGACAACTGTCGGCTAGTCTTCTGAAAACATTTATGACTAATGTTACTTTCAAAACATATTCAGGACTGTCACACTCGTCGTCCGATGAGGAGTTGGCTGACATGAAG ACATTCGTGGAGCAGTGCGTTGGGGctaattaa